ATCCTTGATTTGTTTGGGTTTTAGTGCAGGAGTGTAACAAACAAGGATGAGTCACTAGCAGTACAATGAAAGGTTTGCTTAGCTGGGTGGGCGAACGGAGCACAGCAGTTGGAgccaacatgaccacaaagtaataaaaaatcCACTGGATTCCTGATGTCATCACACCGAGAGAAGAACCAACGAAGGCAAAGCAAACATACACAAAAGCATTAGCTCAAGAACAAGAACGTAAGAAATTCCAAAACAacgaaacaaaaacagaaataaatattcatCTGATATGCCCAAACTGGAAAGTGATCTGTTGCAGTCTCAGGAGAAGGTGGGCGGGAAGAGAGGTACAATAGCTGGAGGTCTCCACTAGAGGGCAAGCCAAGGGTGGCGCAAGCACTCTGCAGCTGTGGCTCTTTTCTCGGGGATCAGCTCCAGCATGGGAAGCAAAAAGTCGGTAAAGCACTCAGCTTCTTCACGGGGCCACTCGTATTTATCAATCAGCACCTCCAGCAGGCCCCACGGCTTCAGCTTGGTGATGTGTTTCAAATCACCTGCAGGCAAACCAGACACACGGCTCTgcatcagagagcagcagctaCAGGGCACAACAACTTCCCAGGTTTTAATTCACTACAGGGCAGTTTAGTCTGTGAAAACATCACGCATACGCAATCTTAAtatcattaaacattaaatatttaccTTTGTTAACTGTATTTCCAAAACAGAATTGAAACATTATATGctggaaaacatttcatttttaacgACTGAAGACGGTTATGACTCTTACATAAACTTAGGACATGATCCAAAGTCTAGAGGGAAAACTCACTGTAATCTTGAACGGCACTTCTGTTTTACCTTTCTTGGTGAAAAAATCCTTGGAATATTTGCCAGTCATTATGAGTTTGCGTGGGACACTCCCCAGCAGCTCAATGATCAGCGCTATATGGTCTACACAGCAGACGGTCgcaagaggagaggaggagacagacaaGACAAACAACAGATTCATCAGACAGTGTCCCGGTCACAGGCCTGCTCTGGGTGTGTGGGAGGAGGGCTGAGGGAACCAAGAGTCGGGCCGATGGCACGCAAACATGGGCCTGATTGTTGCAGAGGACGAGTGCACAGACCAGTGGTTAGAAAATTAGCAAACAGGGCCACCAGACATTACAAGAGCTGGAGAGTTTTATGATGTGTTCCAGCTCTGAATCAAGAATCAGTGGATGGGCACAAATAAAATTCATACTAGAAAGAAAGAACTCCAGCATTATACGGTCATTGGTCAGCTGTTTATAGGCTGAAGCCAGACACTGACCACCTCTTTCTCAACTATTTGTGGCACCTTTTATGTGAACAAACGAAGGCAACAACATCAATGTGAGAAAATGTGCTACTTTTAAAAATAGCGGCAATTGGAATCactaaaagaataaaatgcacataaatcCCACTGATTTGTGGCAAATGTTTGTAAATTAGAAGTATTTGTCATGTTTATATAACTGTTTACATGCATTGAAGTTATTCATACTACAATTTAATcctttttcacacttttattatgTGTAAATATGGAAGTCCTGACATTTGAATCACCCTCGAAAcgtatgaaaacaacaaatcccACTCAGTATGCTGAACCATCACAAAGGTGATAATATCAAGACTCCATGTCATAGTTAATCCCCTATGgataaatttgttattttggaaTAATGAGTGTTATACATCAATTATCATATTGTTGTAAACATTAAGACTTGTACTTTTTGAGGTCCCTGATGAGGCATATCACATACGTACACTCAAGATCTGTAAATAAACCGGAAAGTTACAACAGAAGTTGACATTTTCTCtggttttttgttctttcatcTAATAATTCTATAAGAGTTAAATGTATTAGATAAAATCAGACAGCTGTTGCTGAACTCTCCCCGTGGAGGACAAAGATCATGAGAATCACCTCGACAGGGATCAATAAACTATCAAGTGCCAAGCCAAGTCATCCTCAACTAAGAGAGACTGTATGAATCTGAGCCTGGCGATCTGTGGCGCAACTACTGACACTGAATCAACGTCTGATGGTTCTGTTTAAAGTAACAGAGGTGCTTTACTTTGAAATATTAGGACATTTATTGCTCTGTGTTGATTATTACGCCAACTGGTCTGTACACACCAACAACTCTGCTAGGTTTGAGCCTGCCGACGGAAACCTTCTTCCGTCGTCCTTCCGTCCACCTTCCCCAGAGCGAGCCACAGACAGAGGGGTGGCGTACCTCTCTTGGTGAAGTATTCCTGTGAGTATTTCCCACTCAGAGCATAGTGACGAGGGATTTTACCGAGCAATTCAATCATGAGAGCAAGATGGTCTGGAAATGAGGCGCATCcgaagaggagaggggagacagAAAATCACAGAGACGTGGTTTGGAGGGGAGAGAAGATGGCAAACAGTCATGTGGAACAATGTATTAGGAACAATGGATGATAACAGCCTAGTATAACAAGAAGCACGTGGATGGAatgcttgtgttatttttggatATCAAATCTATTACACACATTTGAACACGTAGGTCATTCACTTTCGCATATGAAAACAAGCAATGGATATGaagtcagactgaaaacaagACCTTTAGAGCTAAACTACGTACACCAGATTCTGATACAGGATGATCACATAAATAAAGCAGTGCAAGAATAGAAAGGAATGGATTTCTGAGTTCGTGTGCTTTAAGTGAAAAAGCCAGTTCACAGCTGCGGGACATGCCGATACACTGAAGGTTAAATCTCAGCACATACCTGGCATGCCAAAGCAGAATCAAGTCAGTACAGAAATTTCAAGCTAAGCAGCAAGCCAACATCACCATAAAGACAGCATTAGGAGGAGAACAAGAAGAGTGGGCAGGGACAGACCAGGAGATGAAGAGAGATAAGAGAAGAAAGGAAGAGATGGCCCCATCTCCAGCGTGGCGAAATAGTGGTTTAAGGCATTAAAGATAGGAAATAGGCACAGGAATGTTGGTACTCTTTATCACATGATTTTTATTCCCCACTTCTAAATTTAAGATCATTCCACTTTTCATTGCAATGGAGTACCTCATTGAGCAAAGTGCACTCCAAATTATTGTGCAAACTGCACAATAATTTGGAGTGAATGTAAGAACTTGCCATGCATACTGTGAAACTCTTATTAGAAATGtggatattttaaataatttatgacCACGAGAAAGCACCAGTGAAGGCAAATTTAACAAGGTTAGCACCATGAAGCTTTTCACAGTCGCAATAACAGTTAAAAGCTACCACCACTGCTAAAGGtccctcatcagtgaagcatacATTTCAGAACTAGTGAATGTAGCATTTAGGATTAATGCTGCGCAGTTAAAAGTGGATAAAAAAAGAGAGTAAACGAGAAGAGGAAGACCCAGCAATACCTTCATCCCTGGAATAATCTTCACCAGAATGTGGTTCAAATAAGTAGTCCCCTGTAGCAAGCTCGAAAGCCTGAGGAGACAAAACAATCATCATGAACACAGTAGGAAGCAATCTGCCTACATCTCAATAAATCCCTCCCACGACTAGCTACACACTCACAATGTTAGTAATCATGTTACACTATTGTGTTTTAGAATTAAAAACACACTAGTTTGATTTCCTCTCACCATGCAGGCTGTGCTCCATATATCAGCTGGTGTGCTGTATCCAGCACCGATGAGCACCTCTAAAGACCGGTACTGTCGTGTCTGGATGTCTTCAGTAAAGTGCTTGTGCTGGGAGAGGGAGACAGATTAGAGGAAACAAATCCTATAAAACAAGATTCTATGACGTTCGTAACAAGAGGCCTgtcacaaaaattacataatcACCTCATTGCAATTATCTAAGCTGGCCAAGATCACCGTTCATAATTATGAGTAATTGTTTCCATTCACCTGtataaaaacatgcacaatGTCATGTTTCAATCATGATTTACAAGTCATTTTCCACTGCTAAACAATAGTATAAAGTTTTAGAGCTTAACCTCTAATATTCAACTGATTGCATTCTGATTCTATTGGTATTAACATTGTGGATTTAGTTCCAAACCTAAACACAACAGCACCATTGTGGTTGGAGGCCAAATGAAAAAGGGGAGCTCTGGAACTTAGAGGTGATTTGATAGATTTGCAGAAAAAGTAGCAATCAAAGGTGCTAATAAATCTACAGGCCTTTAATCTAAAGGCATAAAACGAACAGAAAAAGATAATCATTCTCCTCAGACAAGacaatcattattatttatggGATAATAGACAATCATTAATCACACTGTTTGTGTGACAACTAAGtcccaacaaaaaaaatcatgatcaTGACAGCCCTTGGTAACAGAACCTACAAACCGTATCCTgttataaagataaaaatattttatacacGATAATAAAATATATGTGAATTATAAATGTGTGCCGACTCCACTTGCTCTGCAGAAGCCTACAGAAATAGAGAACTGCACCACACTGTATCTTCCAATCCATTTCTAAACTTAAATCAATAGTTCATATGAAAGCTGGAAAACTGAAGCATTTCTGTTTTGGAAGCTAGATGACACTGGATGTGTCCCTAACTGGAAGGCTTCATCTCTAATCAGGAAATCCCACAGGCCATTAGCAGAGTACTCACCACCCAGCAGGCGTTTCCCAAATCAGCAATCTTGACCTTGATCTTGTCTGAATTGAGTGGCTCAAGGGGGTTAACTAGCAAGGATCCTGCTGTTAGTTTGTCTATATCAgggcaaagagaaaaacacagagagaaggaTAAAAGATAAGTCTAACAATCAATATTTCAAAGTTCACATGGCTGAGGAGTCTATTAGACTTCCAAACAAGCCCAGCCAGAGTAAAAAGCCTCCAAGAAAACCTCATCACAGTTTGATGTCCTGGTTTTGGCTGACTGACCATTTCTCAGGCTTTCTTGGGTTCCATAAGGACAGTCGGCTTCgtcctctccctcttcctgcAAAATGCTTTGTTCCAGCTCTCCCTCCTCCAGCCCGGCAGGAAGGTGTCTCTCAGTGACTCCACTGCTGTGAGCCCCCAGGCCTTCAGTCTCAGAGTCCAGCTCATTGAAATCTGTGGAGTCTACACCGTTGCACATGGAGTGGACGGGGGACTccttgtgttgctcctctggAGTGGTACATTTCTCTGTCGACTCTGCGTTGCCATTGTGTTGGTCTTCGTCCCTccattgagactgtgtctgctCCACCTCCACATGGCCGTTACAGTTCACCTCCAACAGCTCCTCTGGTCCCACCCTCAGGAGATCTGCATTCACACTGTTCTCTAAAAGCATtaggacaagacagaaaataattatttttaaatgactcaTACCAgagcagggctccagactgcaaCCAAATGGCTGCATATGCGACTGAtatttgtgagtgtgtgagttaaaatttcaagtgGTTACATTCGTGGGAGTGAATGATGATCATCaagctgttttgttgttcagcACAGGCAGCTACTGCGTTAGCCATAGTGGTAGAAAACAGAACTTTTATTTCTTCCGTGGTTCTGTCAGTCTGTTCCTGCCTGATGTGTAAAACAAGCTATTTAGCTGTTGTGCATTCCTCAACCAAAATtgaggaaagaggaggcagagagggagaggtccGAGTCAGACACCTGatgatcagactgcaggcaggaagATACTGAACTGTGGAGCTAGCCAATTACAATGGCTAGCTCAGCAGCAAGGCTGCAAAATCAAATAATCTTTAATCACAGTCATGAGTTAAGCTTCTAACCACTATACGAAAACAATTATATGCAGTCTTGACATTTAAATACGCACTCCACTCACAAAAGGCGTagctgttttctccactaatagaaaaaaagaacGTCAGTGCAACATAAGGAGGCTATGCAAAAACAGCTGTTCTTCAGTATGCACAGTGGATTAATAGCTGTGGCAATGCTAGACCAAAATAAGGAGGTGGGGGTAGGGCGACTAAATCATCTGCTGCTGTGACCCAACAAAAAAGTTGGTGGCATCAGTGCTACCAGtggaaaagttagtctggagccctacAGAGATTTGATTACTGTCTCGCAACCATGGTAGAACTTTGACTGACAGCAATAAAAACTAGGCAGCAGACATTACTCTCACTGATGTTAGCCTCTTACCCTCTGTCTCCTCATTTCCTAGCTCCTGGAGAGACACCTGTCTGAGAGGAGCACAGGCCCGTCCCTTTGGAGATTGTGGttcgtcatcttcatcatcctcctctcGTGGCTCTGTGGTCTTTTCCATCTCCTCCAAGTCCAAGATACACTTTTCCAGCAGCTCCGCTTGAcgcttttgcttcttttttaacttcttcttcttgttcttggACATTTTTACGGTCTGTCAGAGACgaataaaggaaataaaatggCACGCTTACTGATTTGTAGGGCTGCTTCAAAAGTGTGTCACACTGAAATACGGGACGCTGATGTCCTTTgcaaaaagtaaataataaagGGTGTGTACCTGTTTTGGAGCCGGCGCTGTACTTACTGAAAAGAGAACATAAGGTGAGTACAAACTGTTATCAAACTGCCTTAATGAATGCGTACATGAATGTGTACAGGGCTCATACTTGCTGAACCAGAGGGAGGAGGCGCCCCAGCCCTCTGCCACTCTGTGGCTTCAGCTGCAAGCTTCCGGACATAAGGTTCATCGACACTCATCAGGATATTCTCTGGCTTGATGTCTGTGTGGATGATCTGACATTTTGTGTGCAGGTAGTCCAGGCCTTGGAGaacctgaaaaataaatgaaaaatagcaAACCTGATTGTAAAAGCTGACTGACCTTCTCAAATTGAACTTGGCACTTTTCAATACTTAGCAGTCTCGAAGTCTTTTTGTTGTACACACAGGTAAAATGTATTACATAACATCTGACACACGTTTCAAAGTAACACAAATCCAGACAACATAgagctaaaataaaaattgaatcaGTGTAAATTGCTATTTGTATAAGTTATCCAACGTAAAATCAACAATTTAGAAATAAGTAACAAGGTACACTTTTATCACTGTGGAGATTTGTAATATATGTTTTAAACAGGACTATGGGATTGTTACATATGATCGATCAACCACTATATCCAAGCCCTtacaaacaaaatcacaaaatgccGATTAATTCTACTAGTGCTATTTAAATCCCTCTGAATGTCACAGTGACTGAGTTTTAAGTCTGGTGCTTGCAGCAACATTCCCGCTGTGGCGCACCAGCAGCATTTTATGTGAACCGGCAATGACTTGTTTGCCAGAGCTGAAAAAGGGAGCAACCATGGCTACAGAAATAGAGTAGGTATAAACATAAACATAGGAAGCATCCAAGAACAGTTTCTGACGctctaaataaaaaaaggaaatgcatTGTTTAGAGGAAGGATCAGAGtctaaataaaaaagcaatCGAGGCATAAGTCACAAGCACAAGTCAACAGTGTTCGAGTGGTTAATCTCAGGGGTAGACAGAAGTTACACACTAGAGGTTTAATCAGTTTTTGTCACATAATGACAAGATTTTTCTCACTTTATATATGTTATACTGGTTTGCCTTACTTACTGTTTATGTGCTCAGTTATCACAACATGCCTTGCCCTGACTGGTTTCCACCTTGAGGCTACACGGCCTTTGTAAGATACCGTGAGTGGCAGCTGAACATTCATCATGAGTCATCAAGGTATGGCTGTGGGTCTCGTGTTACCTGTCTTATGATGCTCTTCACACAAGGCAGGGGCAGTCCTTGGTAATTGGACtttattatccattttaatAAGTGATGTCCCAACACCTCAAACACCATGCAGACATCTGAAGATCACAGAAGTTAAGATAAAAAACTACAGagcaaatacagcaaaatgGAAAACCCATTAGAACTAAAGTACATAGTGACCATGTAGTCATTCACCTACATGAGGAGGAGCATTATTTATACTGATGAGAGGGCAGGTCATAGGAGTGCAAACACTATCCTGTTGTCAGGGGCTCTCATATTACAGCTATAGCTATCTCTGGGGCATTCAGGGGATCTTACAGCCAATGTTTTGTGATAGGTGGAGGTCTGTTTGGGACACACAAGGTTCCATTATGACACCCATCACCTGTTGTTTACTTTGTTACTTGCATACTGCTTTTTAACTCAATTTGACACCAGCGGTGACTTCAGTCTTTCCAGTAGGAAGCAATTTAACTGATCAAATGTACCTCATAAGCAAGGTCAGGAAGCATTAGTAATATTTGGCTGTGAAGGATACGAGTTCCATTGACACCAGAGATCTTGAAGTCGTCTAGCAGCTGGACCACCATCTCACGGTTGGGATCATTGGGGTCTGAGTTTCTAACCTGGAAGTAAAGAAAAGTAAGAATGTATTACAAATAATCTGGATTTACATCTACTAATGTTAAATTGGATTAGGATTGGCATATTGCAATACTGCTTCAACACATATGCAAGCCGTCACAGTATGTGTAATCATGCAAGATGTAATGTAGAGTGTAATGGCTTGCAGTGTAGCAAGGTCCTGTCCTTGTGTTATGTCTATTCTCATGAACTGATGAATGTATCTGCACTGATGTCAGGAGTAaaagtgtgtgtatatttacTGTGCATTCTGATTTGAGCATTTTCAATTAAAACCTTCTGTGAGCAATTAACCCAGCTACTTACAGATCTAAGGAGTTTGATCTCGTCTACTGCCGTCTCCGTGTAGTGCTCTGCGCTCTTCACCACTTTCATTGCAACAAACCTCTTCACCCTGCAACCACAGAGAAGTCACATTCGCTAACAGGAAGCACTCTACCAGGTCCTACCACAACAGTCTCAGAGCCAGCTGCTATTGTATCCGTTATCCAACATCAAgcctcaaaaacaaaacagtgcaaTGAGAATATGCAGGAAAGTTTTTCTCATACTGGATGTCCCAGGCGAGCCACACGGTGGAGAAGTGCCCCCAGCCAAGTTTCCGGATTACATGGTATTTTCCATTGTAAAGGTCTCCCACCTTCACATGGTGGTAGCCACCtagataacaaaaaaaataaataaatgcttatTAGACAATTTAAAAACTAGAGTCCATTTACATGTGCAGCCTAATTAAGGCCATACTCTGATAATTGCAACCATCATGTAAAAACCTTCACACTTCAGCTTATTATTGTGAGTAAAAAATTAGCATGACTCAGTTATTGGGGAAGTTTATTCTGAAAATTCTGTAAATTGTTTCATTAAACTTATCAGTTTGGTGCATTTGTACACACTGAGTAAGTTGGGACTTGCCTTTGCAGTAGTCGTTGgggtcctcctgctcctcatcATCAGAGCCGAGAATCTCTTCAGGTTCCTCCGGTTCCTGAGGCGAGGCTTCCAGCTGGGGTGGCTGTCGAGATCTGGGATTGGCTGGCTGCCTGACAGACAAACACCATCCAACACAGACTTCATTACACATATTCTTTTCTTTCCTGACTTCAAGTCCTTTCAGTGACAACCTTCACAGTGACAACAACTACGTGTTGtgtaaacaaatatatataaaatgttgaGCTAAGAGTTTGTTAACAGTTAAATTCAACCACACCTAAATCCTGATATTGCATTGCTGCTAACTgttcccaaaacaaaacaataaagcagCAGCAACTGGCATCGTTTATGCACGGCAGCTCCACTGGCCAGACAACAGACCTTTAAACATGTGACAGGTTGTTAATTTGAATCATGTCCCCTGGAAATTAAGTTGGGAGGTTTGGTGTTCCTGGCTTAAGCGACTTAGTTTGACCTTGATGTCAACAAAAGAAAGATTTGTAAGGATCTCTCATGGTCCAACTAACTGAGTTCACaatgtagttttatttaaactaattaacgttaacagcagctcaaacAAATAGAAAAGCAAGGCCAGAACTTATCTGAAAGATCAGCGTTTAAAACAATCAAAGTTAACAGTTCATGctaactgaaaacaacaactgcATTTCAACTTCGACAATTTGTTAATGCTGGAGATGAAAAGAGGATGTCCACATCAAAACCCTTCCTACCACAATACACCCACATCAACATTTCTCCTTCCACACATAATACATATGCAAAGTATAGGAAACATTTAGAGAAatcaaagaattaaaaaaaaaaaaaaaaaacagcgttGAACCACTTTTTTTATCTGTAGCatgcagaaaaatatcaaaGCTACTGAATCAGAATTTCAGCATTGGGAAATTACAACCACATGAGGCAAGAAAACTGCATCTGCAttgaaaggagaaaaaacaaagactttATCTGTCTGTGCAGATTGTCAGACTACTGAAGCACTTAAAACATATGCTTTATCTTCAAGAAAAAGATTAGAGTGCAAGCCTGACTGTAATCGTGTCCCAAAATTACACAGCTGTTCGGTCATAGAGTCAAACTGTCAGATGTGAAAGGAGCAGCAGATCAAGTCACAGAAGACAGGACAAAAATTTAGAaagtaatacaaaaaaagaaggtTTTGTACATTACAATAGCTAAgcaatgtgttcaaaacaaTACTGCGGTACATGGAAGAATGTCTGTGTATATTAAATATGTTGTCTATACATCAAATTTTGGATTTACTGTTGTTTAAATTGTAATTCCAGTTTATTGATCCAAGTCAACATCACTGAACAACAGGATGACCTACAATAAGTGtacattttcaacataaaaTGTATATGCTTTAGGAATTATACAGCAGAGGGGCTGCAGCTTTTTAATGAGAATATATCATTTCAGGTTTCATCAAATCAGCAATACAATTATTTAGAtgtgaaatataaatatatcaCTTACACTATTTCAATCAAGTGAAACATGCTATTTTTTACAGCAACTGAGCAGGATCAAAAACGGACTGAGATGTACGGCTGTTGACATCCTGGATCATAGAAAGACAgagtgtgcgtgcatgtgtggatatatatgtatatatatgtgtatatatatatgtgtatatatatatatatatatatatatatatatatatatatatatatatatatatatatatatatatatatatatacacttacgtGCGTCTGTGTGTACATTTCAGTGCCTAATATTAACTTGAAAGCGCAACAGCCTTATGTTACTTCCCCCACAGTGGAGATTAAGGCTGCTCATCTATATGGGAGCCAAGAGAGCTGAGATCATATTCAAGTAAATTCCCAAAACTGGGCTGAAGTGTTTCCTAAATGGGCTTCTGGTTTCCACATAATCTGCAACCTATTTCTCTGTGTCTGACATGGTTATCTGAAGCCATGCACATTTGTGCACCgatgacaaaacaaacagcttcaATTAATTACTgaattattcagatttttgataaGGCTTTTTCCCTTGACATGCCTTCACTACTGCTGCATTACTGCAATTCTGGTAATTAAGACATTCAGTAATGCAAATTATTCTTCTAGATTCTCATACTCAGTTACGGACCTTCATTAACTATTAAAGAATGAAAACAGAGATAAACAAAACCATTACTGCAATGCAATTCCCAcaattaatctaaaaaaaataaataaatcacaaaaaacatggATCAAACATTGTGTGGGTGCTTTCGATTTTCGCTGGCGCTCATTATTTTAAGTGTGAAGAGAACTGTATGCTTCAACACCTAAGTTATTCTGATTT
The nucleotide sequence above comes from Amphiprion ocellaris isolate individual 3 ecotype Okinawa chromosome 8, ASM2253959v1, whole genome shotgun sequence. Encoded proteins:
- the srpk1a gene encoding SRSF protein kinase 1a isoform X2; its protein translation is MERKVLAIQARKKRAKGKKTSKKQPANPRSRQPPQLEASPQEPEEPEEILGSDDEEQEDPNDYCKGGYHHVKVGDLYNGKYHVIRKLGWGHFSTVWLAWDIQVKRFVAMKVVKSAEHYTETAVDEIKLLRSVRNSDPNDPNREMVVQLLDDFKISGVNGTHVCMVFEVLGHHLLKWIIKSNYQGLPLPCVKSIIRQVLQGLDYLHTKCQIIHTDIKPENILMSVDEPYVRKLAAEATEWQRAGAPPPSGSAISTAPAPKQTVKMSKNKKKKLKKKQKRQAELLEKCILDLEEMEKTTEPREEDDEDDEPQSPKGRACAPLRQVSLQELGNEETEENSVNADLLRVGPEELLEVNCNGHVEVEQTQSQWRDEDQHNGNAESTEKCTTPEEQHKESPVHSMCNGVDSTDFNELDSETEGLGAHSSGVTERHLPAGLEEGELEQSILQEEGEDEADCPYGTQESLRNDKLTAGSLLVNPLEPLNSDKIKVKIADLGNACWVHKHFTEDIQTRQYRSLEVLIGAGYSTPADIWSTACMAFELATGDYLFEPHSGEDYSRDEDHLALMIELLGKIPRHYALSGKYSQEYFTKRGDLKHITKLKPWGLLEVLIDKYEWPREEAECFTDFLLPMLELIPEKRATAAECLRHPWLAL
- the srpk1a gene encoding SRSF protein kinase 1a isoform X1: MERKVLAIQARKKRAKGKKTSKKQPANPRSRQPPQLEASPQEPEEPEEILGSDDEEQEDPNDYCKGGYHHVKVGDLYNGKYHVIRKLGWGHFSTVWLAWDIQVKRFVAMKVVKSAEHYTETAVDEIKLLRSVRNSDPNDPNREMVVQLLDDFKISGVNGTHVCMVFEVLGHHLLKWIIKSNYQGLPLPCVKSIIRQVLQGLDYLHTKCQIIHTDIKPENILMSVDEPYVRKLAAEATEWQRAGAPPPSGSAISTAPAPKQTVKMSKNKKKKLKKKQKRQAELLEKCILDLEEMEKTTEPREEDDEDDEPQSPKGRACAPLRQVSLQELGNEETEENSVNADLLRVGPEELLEVNCNGHVEVEQTQSQWRDEDQHNGNAESTEKCTTPEEQHKESPVHSMCNGVDSTDFNELDSETEGLGAHSSGVTERHLPAGLEEGELEQSILQEEGEDEADCPYGTQESLRNDKLTAGSLLVNPLEPLNSDKIKVKIADLGNACWVHKHFTEDIQTRQYRSLEVLIGAGYSTPADIWSTACMAFELATGDYLFEPHSGEDYSRDEDHIALIIELLGSVPRKLIMTGKYSKDFFTKKGDLKHITKLKPWGLLEVLIDKYEWPREEAECFTDFLLPMLELIPEKRATAAECLRHPWLAL